Proteins co-encoded in one Methylomonas albis genomic window:
- the arsS gene encoding arsenosugar biosynthesis radical SAM (seleno)protein ArsS (Some members of this family are selenoproteins.) has protein sequence MHDIRPLLSNNDFPAIFRKPLEILQINLGYLCNLSCVHCHVNAGPKRTEMMGDDTLAQVLAFAEAANIHTLDLTGGAPEMHPQFQYLVREARAKGIKVIDRCNLTILEEPDFAGFAEFLAEQQVEIVASLPCYLQENVDKQRGKGVFQNSLAALQRLNRLGYGQPDSRLQLNLVFNPQEAVLPPDQINLEHAYKQHLYQHYGIVFNRLFAIANMPIQRFGSMLVSQGRFEDYLSLLRNSFRAENLAGLMCLNTISIDWQGYVYDCDFNQMLAMPLAATAEPRPHISELNTLALHGAVIATAAHCYGCTAGQGSSCGGALDAHKQ, from the coding sequence ATGCACGACATTCGCCCCTTATTGAGCAACAACGATTTTCCGGCCATTTTCCGCAAGCCGCTGGAAATCCTGCAAATCAATCTAGGCTATCTGTGCAATTTGAGTTGTGTACATTGCCATGTCAATGCAGGGCCGAAACGCACCGAGATGATGGGCGACGACACCTTGGCACAAGTGTTGGCGTTTGCCGAGGCGGCGAATATTCATACCTTGGATTTAACCGGTGGTGCGCCGGAAATGCATCCGCAATTTCAGTATTTGGTGCGCGAGGCGCGCGCTAAGGGCATTAAGGTTATCGACCGCTGTAATCTGACGATTTTGGAAGAGCCCGATTTCGCCGGGTTTGCTGAGTTTCTGGCCGAGCAGCAGGTGGAGATCGTCGCTTCGCTGCCTTGCTATTTGCAGGAAAATGTCGATAAGCAGCGCGGTAAAGGCGTGTTCCAAAATAGTCTGGCGGCCTTGCAGCGCTTAAACCGACTGGGTTACGGTCAGCCGGATAGTCGGTTACAGTTAAACCTGGTGTTTAACCCGCAGGAGGCGGTATTGCCGCCGGATCAAATTAACTTGGAACACGCCTACAAACAGCACCTGTACCAGCATTACGGCATTGTGTTCAATCGCTTGTTTGCCATCGCCAATATGCCGATCCAGCGCTTCGGGAGCATGTTGGTCAGCCAGGGGCGGTTTGAGGACTATCTGAGCCTGCTTCGAAACAGTTTTCGTGCCGAAAATTTGGCCGGTTTGATGTGTCTTAATACCATCAGCATCGACTGGCAGGGTTATGTATACGATTGCGATTTTAATCAAATGTTGGCCATGCCTCTGGCGGCGACAGCCGAACCGCGTCCGCATATTAGTGAGTTGAACACATTGGCATTACACGGGGCAGTGATCGCTACGGCCGCGCATTGTTACGGCTGTACCGCCGGTCAAGGCAGTAGTTGCGGCGGGGCTTTGGATGCGCATAAACAATGA
- a CDS encoding DUF5710 domain-containing protein — translation MADAKTYLNVPYAEKDAAKALGARWDAAGKKWYVPANKDMALFAKWQTESGLTQSSSDEPRKPKADSGVGGTTRSSDKNFVAYDGDAPPWD, via the coding sequence ATGGCTGACGCGAAAACTTATCTGAACGTACCCTATGCCGAAAAGGACGCGGCGAAAGCGCTTGGCGCCAGATGGGATGCCGCTGGGAAGAAATGGTATGTCCCTGCCAATAAGGACATGGCGCTGTTTGCCAAATGGCAAACGGAGTCCGGCCTTACGCAATCATCTAGCGACGAGCCGAGAAAACCAAAAGCCGATAGCGGTGTCGGCGGAACTACCCGGTCTAGCGATAAAAACTTCGTAGCTTATGACGGTGACGCGCCGCCATGGGATTGA
- a CDS encoding YceI family protein, translating into MKHPVLLSLAALFSTAAVAAPETYVIEGTHTLPRFSYSHFGYSTQLSRFDKTTGKIVLDRQAKTGSVDVTVDSTSVDTGYPLFNEHIQGEDFLDTGKYPTMTFTSNTLKFEGENLVSVDGILTLKGVSKPVTLTVTSFQCMPHPMLKKDACGANATAVVKRTEFNMGKYAPNVGDEVTVTIPVEAVKE; encoded by the coding sequence ATGAAACACCCAGTTTTATTGTCACTAGCCGCGTTATTTTCGACTGCCGCCGTGGCTGCCCCCGAAACTTATGTCATTGAAGGTACGCACACACTGCCGCGCTTCTCTTATAGTCATTTTGGGTATTCAACTCAGTTAAGTCGTTTCGATAAAACCACCGGCAAAATCGTGCTGGACCGTCAGGCTAAAACAGGCTCGGTTGATGTCACAGTCGATAGCACCTCGGTCGATACCGGTTATCCGCTGTTTAATGAGCATATTCAGGGTGAAGATTTTCTGGATACCGGCAAATATCCGACGATGACGTTCACCTCAAACACGCTTAAATTTGAAGGCGAAAACCTGGTGTCTGTCGATGGCATTTTGACGCTAAAAGGTGTCAGTAAACCGGTCACACTGACCGTGACATCCTTCCAGTGCATGCCGCACCCGATGTTGAAAAAAGACGCTTGCGGTGCCAACGCGACCGCTGTCGTCAAGCGTACCGAATTCAATATGGGCAAATATGCCCCTAATGTGGGTGATGAAGTCACCGTTACCATTCCGGTTGAAGCGGTTAAAGAATAA
- a CDS encoding DUF2281 domain-containing protein encodes MTIADTIYQHVKALPPSKALEVLHFVEFLESKSDATPEPSANEALAAFLKSLPVGRRSDADINAEFQTMRDEWDQP; translated from the coding sequence ATGACCATCGCCGACACCATCTACCAACACGTCAAGGCCCTGCCGCCTAGCAAAGCTCTGGAGGTTTTACATTTCGTTGAGTTTCTGGAATCCAAATCCGACGCTACACCGGAACCCTCAGCCAACGAAGCCTTGGCCGCTTTTCTAAAAAGCCTGCCGGTCGGCCGGCGTAGCGATGCGGACATCAATGCCGAATTTCAAACCATGCGCGACGAATGGGATCAACCGTGA
- a CDS encoding cytochrome b yields the protein MRSNSRYTTVAIGLHWLMALLVLGLLTLGIYMADLPLSPWKLQLYSWHKWVGVTVFLLAIVRLSWRYTHRPPVLPDNTSKRLRLAAHAVHYCLYALMLAVPVSGWLMSSAKGFQTVYFGVLPIPDLLSKDKALGTVLETVHQTLNFTFIGLLIAHLAAALKHHFIDKDALLSRMSFRRPS from the coding sequence ATGCGTAGTAACAGCCGTTACACCACTGTCGCGATCGGTTTGCATTGGCTGATGGCTCTATTGGTGCTTGGGCTGCTCACCCTTGGCATTTATATGGCCGATCTGCCTTTATCGCCGTGGAAACTACAACTCTATTCTTGGCATAAATGGGTTGGTGTCACCGTGTTTTTATTAGCGATAGTGCGGCTTAGTTGGCGATACACGCACCGTCCGCCCGTCTTGCCCGACAATACCTCAAAGCGGCTGCGTCTCGCGGCTCATGCCGTTCATTACTGCTTGTACGCTTTGATGCTTGCCGTTCCAGTTTCAGGCTGGTTGATGAGTTCGGCCAAGGGCTTTCAGACCGTTTATTTCGGGGTTTTGCCGATACCCGATTTGCTAAGTAAAGATAAGGCTCTAGGAACTGTTTTAGAAACTGTCCATCAGACTCTTAACTTTACGTTCATAGGCCTGCTGATTGCTCATTTGGCTGCAGCCCTTAAGCACCATTTTATTGACAAGGATGCACTGCTATCACGGATGTCTTTTCGCCGGCCTTCTTAA
- a CDS encoding sterol desaturase family protein, giving the protein MEAMVRLGVFLGIFLFMVAWEWFRPRRQLSLTRRRRWSVNLGLAILNVGVMRLSIGAAAWLAAIWAAEQQIGLFHLVPVPHWLSIVLSLLLLDLAIYAQHVAAHRWRWLWRLHQVHHTDMDFDTTTAVRFHPLEIMLSMFYKVVLVVLLGADSFAVIAFEVILNGCALFNHGNVGLPLVVERWLRYAMVTPDMHRIHHSAFQPETDSNYGFSLSCWDRLFNTYCGQARTTQTAMTIGLDEFRDSAELGFVGLLALPFRRLRGR; this is encoded by the coding sequence ATGGAAGCAATGGTGCGCTTGGGCGTGTTTCTCGGGATTTTCTTATTCATGGTGGCTTGGGAGTGGTTTCGGCCTAGGCGGCAATTAAGTTTGACGCGGCGCAGGCGTTGGTCGGTTAACCTGGGCTTGGCGATTTTAAACGTCGGTGTGATGCGGCTAAGCATCGGTGCGGCGGCCTGGCTGGCGGCGATTTGGGCTGCCGAGCAACAAATCGGTTTGTTCCATCTGGTGCCAGTGCCGCATTGGCTGTCGATAGTGCTGAGCCTGTTGCTGCTGGATCTGGCGATTTATGCCCAACACGTCGCCGCGCACCGCTGGCGCTGGTTATGGCGTTTGCATCAGGTGCATCATACCGACATGGATTTCGATACCACCACCGCGGTGCGCTTTCATCCCTTGGAAATCATGCTGTCGATGTTTTACAAGGTCGTCTTGGTGGTGTTGCTGGGTGCCGATTCTTTCGCGGTGATTGCTTTCGAAGTGATCTTAAACGGTTGCGCGTTGTTTAATCACGGTAATGTCGGCTTGCCGCTTGTGGTCGAGCGCTGGTTGCGCTATGCAATGGTGACACCCGATATGCATCGTATTCATCATTCTGCTTTTCAGCCGGAGACCGATAGCAATTATGGTTTCTCGCTGTCGTGCTGGGATAGGTTATTCAATACCTATTGCGGGCAGGCGCGCACGACGCAGACCGCAATGACGATAGGCTTGGACGAGTTTCGCGATAGTGCCGAGCTGGGCTTTGTCGGCCTGTTGGCCTTGCCGTTTCGGCGGCTACGCGGTAGATGA
- a CDS encoding very short patch repair endonuclease, translating to MDVLTPEQRRRCMGSISGKNTKPELIIRKLLFSLGYRYRLHYSNLPGKPDLVFPGKRKVIFIHGCFWHRHDCSKGNSMPTNNSEFWQKKLSDNVIRDSKNSNDLKKLGWEVFVVWTCELKNVELLAIKLNLYLQT from the coding sequence ATGGACGTATTGACACCTGAGCAGCGCCGAAGGTGTATGGGTTCAATCTCCGGCAAAAATACCAAACCCGAGTTGATCATTAGAAAATTGCTATTTAGTTTAGGCTATCGCTACCGCCTGCATTATTCAAACCTTCCCGGCAAACCCGATCTGGTATTTCCCGGCAAAAGAAAAGTTATTTTTATACACGGTTGCTTTTGGCATCGACACGACTGCAGCAAAGGAAACTCTATGCCTACTAATAACTCCGAATTTTGGCAGAAGAAGCTCTCAGATAATGTAATCAGGGATTCAAAAAATAGTAATGATTTAAAGAAATTGGGCTGGGAAGTCTTTGTTGTCTGGACATGCGAATTAAAGAACGTGGAGCTACTGGCAATAAAATTAAATTTATATCTTCAAACGTAA
- a CDS encoding TIGR04283 family arsenosugar biosynthesis glycosyltransferase translates to MTPQISIIIPVINEAEQLAEKLQALQVLREHAELLLVDGGSNDASPTVAEPLVDQVLYSARGRARQMNLGAQQAQAEVLLFLHADTQLPDRAVELILSAVEQGAAWGRFDVQFDSPLAMFKLIACLMNVRSRLTGISTGDQAIFITRSAFQAVGGFPHIALMEDIAISASLKKLAEPHCLKAKAVTSARRWQQHGILTTILLMWRLRLRYFFGANPDDLAARYYRRQ, encoded by the coding sequence ATGACGCCGCAAATCAGTATTATCATCCCAGTCATCAACGAGGCCGAGCAGCTTGCCGAAAAATTGCAAGCTTTGCAGGTGCTCAGAGAGCATGCTGAATTGCTGTTGGTCGATGGCGGCAGCAATGATGCTAGCCCAACTGTCGCCGAGCCCTTGGTCGATCAAGTTTTGTACAGTGCGCGCGGCCGAGCCCGGCAAATGAACTTGGGCGCACAGCAGGCGCAAGCTGAGGTGTTGTTATTTCTGCATGCCGATACTCAGCTACCGGACCGGGCGGTGGAGTTGATACTGTCGGCGGTCGAACAAGGCGCGGCTTGGGGACGTTTCGATGTGCAATTCGATAGCCCTCTAGCCATGTTTAAGTTGATCGCCTGCCTGATGAACGTGCGTTCCCGGCTGACCGGCATTTCCACTGGCGATCAAGCTATCTTTATCACCCGCTCGGCATTTCAGGCTGTGGGCGGTTTTCCGCACATCGCTTTGATGGAGGATATTGCCATCAGCGCGTCGCTGAAAAAACTCGCTGAGCCGCACTGCCTGAAGGCTAAGGCCGTCACGTCCGCGCGGCGTTGGCAACAACACGGTATCCTCACTACCATCTTATTGATGTGGCGCTTGCGGTTACGGTATTTTTTCGGGGCCAATCCGGACGATTTGGCGGCGCGGTATTATCGGAGGCAGTGA
- a CDS encoding response regulator receiver domain translates to MQHIQTVKEFSTYAAAQFIRTAVFIDDKIYNRKTKAVEPEKPQKTIRKSATKSTNSGDNLQLLVTPEESNENQDFPSQLLVNSFAKKQIVCSLYQPGKGESFSNDSDVYELSLASDIVIVDWDLGGTPGENALELIYSLVHQSVETKPEQLRLILVYTGENNLEDIASNVFDKLTSASKENIEPQKEDEGLSMHSSNSRVVILGKPECHRIEKYKTHEVHQNDLAQRSIEEFARLASGLLQGAVLLGLAKIRENNRKILRKFDESIDTAFLLHRAMSLPDEEAFEHIHPLLVGELQSILQDCLPGQIITDALVSDWSFNKWRPNNTGLDLLPPETNANEFIEKFLLFGPDLGLHMSQVPFSIARKKGENWVWNFDKKKIDKLASLMFQEDERLSNHRLAMLMSNRTAYGNQKYLTFGTIIREKDIDTNQYLLCILPVCDTVRLEKMRRFIFCTLEIKNTDNGINNENFIVEDNNEIKGLFCSSKPYDCITLEFEPHLEEKRVLAENDEFTCNSNGKNYKWITQLKPDHAQRAAEDFSSKLSRVGLTESEWLRLMSK, encoded by the coding sequence ATGCAGCATATTCAAACGGTCAAAGAATTTTCAACTTATGCTGCAGCACAATTTATCAGAACTGCCGTTTTTATTGACGACAAGATTTATAACCGAAAAACAAAGGCTGTTGAACCGGAAAAACCTCAAAAAACAATCCGAAAAAGCGCTACAAAAAGTACAAATTCTGGAGACAATTTGCAGCTATTAGTTACACCTGAAGAATCTAATGAAAATCAAGATTTCCCATCGCAACTACTAGTAAACAGTTTTGCCAAGAAACAGATTGTTTGTTCTTTATATCAACCCGGAAAAGGAGAATCTTTTTCGAATGATTCTGATGTGTACGAACTCAGTTTAGCATCTGATATTGTAATAGTTGATTGGGATCTAGGTGGTACACCTGGAGAAAATGCGTTAGAGCTAATTTATTCGCTTGTTCATCAAAGCGTTGAAACAAAGCCGGAACAACTAAGGTTAATTTTGGTTTACACGGGTGAAAATAACCTCGAAGATATTGCAAGCAACGTTTTTGATAAATTAACATCCGCAAGTAAGGAAAATATTGAACCCCAAAAGGAGGACGAGGGGCTATCCATGCATTCTTCAAATTCGAGAGTGGTTATTCTTGGTAAGCCGGAATGTCATCGCATTGAAAAATATAAGACTCACGAAGTACATCAAAATGACCTAGCGCAAAGATCAATAGAAGAGTTTGCACGACTTGCATCCGGGCTTCTACAAGGCGCTGTTTTATTAGGTCTTGCAAAAATTAGAGAAAATAATCGTAAAATTTTACGGAAGTTTGATGAATCTATAGATACAGCTTTTTTGTTGCACAGGGCGATGTCGTTACCCGATGAGGAAGCGTTTGAACACATACATCCTCTTCTTGTCGGCGAGCTTCAATCAATTCTTCAAGACTGTTTACCGGGTCAAATAATTACGGACGCTTTAGTTTCGGACTGGTCCTTTAATAAATGGAGGCCAAATAATACAGGACTTGACCTACTCCCCCCGGAGACAAATGCCAACGAATTTATCGAAAAATTTCTTTTGTTTGGGCCTGATTTAGGGTTGCATATGAGTCAAGTACCATTTTCAATCGCAAGAAAGAAAGGCGAAAATTGGGTATGGAATTTCGATAAAAAGAAGATAGACAAACTCGCAAGTCTTATGTTTCAAGAGGACGAGAGGCTTTCAAATCATAGATTGGCGATGCTAATGAGCAATCGGACCGCATATGGAAATCAAAAATATTTAACATTCGGCACGATTATTCGAGAAAAAGACATAGATACCAATCAATATTTACTTTGTATACTTCCAGTGTGCGACACTGTTAGACTTGAAAAAATGCGCCGATTTATCTTCTGCACTCTAGAGATTAAAAATACAGATAATGGAATTAATAATGAAAACTTCATTGTTGAAGACAATAATGAAATTAAGGGACTATTTTGTTCGTCGAAACCATATGACTGTATTACTCTTGAGTTTGAGCCACATTTAGAAGAAAAAAGAGTCTTGGCTGAAAATGACGAATTTACCTGTAATAGTAATGGCAAGAATTATAAATGGATCACTCAGCTTAAACCAGATCACGCCCAACGAGCTGCAGAAGATTTTTCTAGCAAACTGTCGCGAGTAGGCTTAACCGAATCGGAATGGCTTCGATTAATGTCGAAATAA
- a CDS encoding TIGR04282 family arsenosugar biosynthesis glycosyltransferase, translating into MSYLFPGCALLIFCKAPVAGQVKTRLQPALSAEQAVAAHIELTRFTLERAFRQPLCEVRLYCAPDSEHGFFQQCAAIYPLSLHHQQGAGLGERMQSAFTEALQAYQHVVLIGCDCPSLTIENLQQAFAALIDGADLVLGPADDGGYVLIGMSQSQAELFVNMPWGSNAVMAQTRQRVIEAGLKLHELAEQWDVDTVDDWRRFQRL; encoded by the coding sequence ATGAGCTATCTGTTTCCGGGTTGCGCCTTGTTGATTTTCTGCAAAGCGCCGGTGGCTGGTCAGGTCAAAACCCGGCTGCAACCGGCCTTGAGCGCTGAGCAAGCGGTTGCGGCGCATATCGAATTGACGCGTTTTACCTTGGAGCGCGCCTTTCGGCAGCCTTTGTGCGAAGTGCGATTGTATTGCGCGCCCGATTCTGAGCATGGGTTTTTTCAACAATGTGCCGCAATTTATCCGTTAAGCTTGCATCACCAACAGGGTGCGGGCTTGGGCGAACGCATGCAGTCCGCATTTACCGAAGCGTTGCAGGCTTATCAGCATGTGGTATTGATTGGCTGTGATTGCCCCAGTTTGACGATCGAAAATCTGCAGCAGGCATTTGCCGCGTTGATCGACGGCGCGGATCTGGTACTGGGGCCGGCGGACGACGGCGGTTATGTGCTGATTGGCATGAGCCAGTCGCAAGCCGAGTTGTTTGTGAATATGCCCTGGGGCAGCAATGCGGTGATGGCGCAAACCCGACAGCGGGTGATCGAGGCAGGTCTGAAATTGCACGAGTTAGCCGAGCAGTGGGATGTGGATACCGTCGACGATTGGCGTCGATTTCAAAGACTTTAA
- a CDS encoding M48 metallopeptidase family protein codes for MHPLKYLAGYAPAITEQVHRLIDSDKLPALLLKKYPQPHDIKTDKALYAYTMALKNQFLRQSNPLSKVVYDDKIDVLHQALGLHSVVSRVQGGNLKSKNEIRIGSIFKIAPPECLKMIVVHELAHLREKQHDKAFYKLCEYMAPDYHQLEFDMRLYLTCLDLGGTLY; via the coding sequence ATGCACCCTCTGAAATACCTAGCCGGCTATGCGCCTGCCATCACTGAGCAAGTGCATCGGCTGATCGACAGCGATAAACTGCCGGCGCTTCTGCTAAAAAAATACCCACAGCCACATGACATAAAGACCGACAAAGCGCTTTATGCCTATACGATGGCTCTTAAAAATCAATTTCTACGTCAATCCAATCCGCTCAGCAAAGTCGTTTACGACGACAAAATTGATGTGTTGCATCAGGCCTTGGGTTTGCATTCCGTGGTTTCGCGGGTGCAGGGCGGCAATTTAAAATCAAAAAACGAAATTCGTATCGGCTCGATTTTTAAAATTGCGCCGCCTGAATGTTTAAAAATGATCGTGGTGCATGAGCTGGCGCATTTGCGTGAAAAGCAGCATGACAAGGCTTTTTACAAATTATGTGAGTACATGGCGCCGGACTATCACCAATTGGAGTTTGATATGCGGCTTTATCTGACTTGTCTGGATTTGGGCGGGACGCTGTATTAA
- a CDS encoding type II toxin-antitoxin system VapC family toxin → MKLFLDACAVIYLIESQQEQGRQTRLLVDDARKSNAQLAISRLSLLECRVLPLKSKNSALLDFYDRFFRLPGLEIIELDTTVIDIATELRANHPGSLRTPDAIQLACAITSGADQFLTGDKKLAAIESVNVIVV, encoded by the coding sequence GTGAAACTGTTCCTGGACGCTTGCGCTGTCATTTATTTGATCGAGTCGCAACAGGAACAAGGCCGACAAACCCGCTTGCTGGTGGATGATGCTCGGAAATCGAACGCGCAATTGGCCATATCCCGGCTGTCGCTTCTGGAATGCCGGGTATTGCCGTTGAAATCCAAAAACTCGGCATTGTTGGATTTTTATGACCGTTTTTTTCGGCTGCCCGGTTTGGAAATTATCGAACTAGATACCACCGTCATCGATATAGCTACTGAGTTGCGCGCCAACCACCCCGGTTCCTTACGCACACCCGATGCCATCCAACTGGCTTGTGCTATAACGTCCGGCGCGGATCAGTTTTTGACGGGTGATAAAAAGTTGGCCGCTATCGAATCCGTGAATGTCATTGTTGTTTAA
- a CDS encoding YceI family protein produces the protein MALILGSSLLAPFAEATEYNHIQTDASTVGFSYKQMGVAIEGQLKKFDAQFSFDSSQLAAAKAIFEMDLVSLDAGSEEANDELAKKDWFHTLAFPKGKFVSTAFRALGNNRYEVSGAMTIKGKTKDISAVFTMTPQHNTAVFDGTFTLNRADFAIGEGGWADVGVIANDVRIQFHLLADAGK, from the coding sequence TTGGCATTGATACTGGGCAGTAGCCTGCTAGCCCCATTCGCAGAGGCCACTGAATATAATCACATCCAAACCGACGCTAGTACGGTGGGTTTTAGTTACAAGCAAATGGGTGTGGCGATAGAGGGGCAGCTAAAAAAATTTGACGCTCAGTTCAGTTTTGACTCTAGCCAGCTTGCCGCGGCTAAGGCGATATTCGAAATGGATTTGGTCAGCTTGGATGCGGGGAGTGAGGAGGCCAATGACGAGTTGGCAAAAAAGGATTGGTTCCACACGCTGGCCTTTCCCAAGGGTAAATTTGTTTCCACCGCTTTCAGAGCCTTGGGTAACAACCGCTATGAAGTCAGTGGTGCAATGACCATCAAGGGCAAAACAAAAGACATCTCTGCCGTTTTTACCATGACACCGCAGCACAATACGGCTGTTTTTGACGGTACTTTCACCCTTAATCGAGCCGACTTTGCCATAGGCGAAGGGGGTTGGGCAGATGTTGGCGTCATCGCCAACGACGTCCGGATTCAATTTCACCTGCTGGCCGACGCCGGAAAATAA
- a CDS encoding CBS domain-containing protein: MRVAELMTAKVFTVEPHDLIDRVFFLIHYEKIRHLPVVEKGKLVGIVSDRDLYKALGPKSNSNAVETNKDNSQLHVVSQKVVHIMHRGVYTVTPETPASEAAAMMAEHRVGALPVVDKEKLVGILSATDILRVFAKLERAHEKLEQQIKESASHG, from the coding sequence ATGCGTGTAGCAGAGTTAATGACCGCCAAGGTATTTACCGTCGAACCGCACGATCTGATTGATCGCGTGTTCTTTTTGATACATTACGAGAAAATCCGCCACTTGCCGGTGGTTGAAAAAGGCAAATTGGTCGGTATTGTTTCCGACCGGGATTTATACAAAGCCCTGGGACCAAAAAGTAATTCCAATGCGGTGGAGACGAATAAAGACAACTCGCAGTTACATGTGGTCTCGCAAAAAGTCGTGCATATCATGCATCGCGGCGTTTACACGGTTACGCCGGAAACGCCTGCGTCTGAAGCGGCGGCTATGATGGCGGAACACCGAGTCGGCGCGCTGCCGGTGGTGGACAAGGAAAAATTGGTAGGCATATTGTCCGCTACCGATATTTTAAGAGTGTTTGCCAAGTTGGAACGCGCGCACGAAAAGCTGGAACAACAGATCAAAGAAAGCGCCTCACACGGCTAA